A region of Pyxidicoccus parkwaysis DNA encodes the following proteins:
- a CDS encoding tautomerase family protein, which produces MPYARISLLRGKSREYLRALSDNLHRALVEAYEVPPDDRFQVIHQHEPEELIFDRHYLGGPRSDDYVLIAITAGRPRSTETKKAFYRRLVELLEESPGISRRDVMVVITTSQADEWSFSDGLASMVEPRPA; this is translated from the coding sequence ATGCCCTACGCCCGCATTTCGCTGCTCAGAGGAAAGTCCCGGGAGTACCTGCGCGCGCTGTCCGACAATCTGCACCGGGCGCTCGTGGAGGCCTACGAAGTCCCTCCCGACGACCGCTTCCAGGTCATCCACCAGCACGAGCCCGAGGAGCTGATTTTCGACCGTCACTACCTCGGTGGCCCGCGCAGTGATGACTATGTGCTGATTGCGATTACGGCCGGACGCCCCCGAAGCACGGAGACCAAGAAGGCCTTCTACCGCCGGCTGGTGGAGCTGCTCGAGGAGTCACCCGGCATCTCCCGCCGTGACGTCATGGTCGTCATCACCACCAGCCAGGCCGACGAGTGGTCCTTCTCCGATGGTCTCGCCTCCATGGTCGAGCCGCGCCCTGCTTGA
- a CDS encoding DUF4865 family protein: protein MLAMQYSFALPADYDMAIIRNRIAIKGHLMDDFQGLGFKAFLYACRGDASHENLYAPFYVWRQVEGMNAFLGGEGFAALTQSFGWPSVRTALVLHASWLPSLKEARYATREVTSIAPHTSLAALREREVRAVDDDVTRDGALSAVTAYEPTTWTLVRFRLWREPRDVFGREGFQSYRVGHVSAPAAVGR from the coding sequence ATGCTCGCGATGCAGTACAGCTTCGCGCTTCCGGCCGATTACGACATGGCCATCATCCGCAACCGCATCGCCATCAAGGGCCACTTGATGGACGACTTTCAGGGGCTCGGGTTCAAGGCGTTCCTCTACGCCTGTCGCGGAGATGCGAGCCACGAGAACCTCTACGCCCCGTTCTACGTGTGGAGGCAGGTGGAGGGGATGAACGCCTTCCTCGGTGGCGAGGGCTTCGCGGCGCTCACACAGTCCTTCGGGTGGCCCTCCGTCCGCACGGCACTGGTGCTCCACGCCTCGTGGCTGCCGTCGCTGAAGGAGGCGCGGTACGCCACGCGCGAAGTCACCTCGATTGCTCCACATACTTCGCTGGCCGCGCTACGGGAGCGAGAGGTGCGGGCCGTGGACGATGACGTGACTCGGGACGGCGCACTGAGCGCGGTGACGGCCTACGAGCCGACGACGTGGACGTTGGTGAGATTCCGTCTCTGGCGCGAGCCGCGCGACGTCTTCGGCCGTGAGGGCTTTCAGTCGTATCGCGTCGGACACGTGTCGGCCCCGGCGGCCGTGGGGCGGTAG